A genome region from Streptomyces xanthophaeus includes the following:
- a CDS encoding BTAD domain-containing putative transcriptional regulator: MMGNRVRGTATADEDLSSNSWSFGERLLSFRGREGLTQRELAERAGVSVRVLRDIEHGRVHRPQTRTVRLLARVLGLDADTARQLAPPAREPVRPGSERLHIGILGPLSVRYRGVETHVHAAKVRRLLALLALRYPEAAGLGEITHALWPKDPPRSYQNLVHTYVSQARRVLLLPGGQAGAPAPSFLARTHTGYVLELERDQVDLTQFQDLWARARQAHGAGDAEAAHELAERAYGCWRGPLLAGEPLLPHHPAAMAAARQRVESLLLYTDLSLQVRRPERVLGALRGATEEEPLHEGLQARLMLVLASCGEQREALKIYSEVARGLDRELGVQPGDELRRAHLRILHQELPWPRTGPAAAWAAFDVPAAPAPRPAAPPPRPRPSQTPAVSPGFVGRAAELKRLDRLLLPTGERVGQVPAVLVTGFPGVGKTALAVRWAHRVRERFPDGQLYVDLHGYADRRALHPQEVLASFLRALGVPDGELPRSLDEAANLYRTLLSDRRMLIVLDNARDESQIRPLVPGAAGCAVLVTSRDTLPGLVARDGVPRLDLYVLGEDEALTLLSRLLRSGRVDAEPLAARALNRQCGGLPLAIRLLAARLEEHPRVGIAQLCVELQESGAFRELPVETDDLFTAVHAAIELSYVSLPEPLRRWFRLFARTEGRLVSGYAMADLAGTTPLEATRALRRLVGVSLLRECAPNRFSLPAPLLRYARRLALREDAQCPLRPV, from the coding sequence ATGATGGGGAACCGTGTCCGCGGCACGGCGACCGCGGACGAGGACTTAAGCAGCAACAGTTGGTCGTTCGGCGAACGGCTTCTCTCGTTCCGGGGACGGGAGGGACTGACCCAGCGCGAGCTGGCGGAACGCGCCGGGGTGAGCGTGCGGGTCCTGCGGGACATCGAGCACGGCCGGGTGCACCGGCCCCAGACGCGGACCGTGCGGCTCCTGGCCCGTGTGCTGGGCCTCGACGCGGACACCGCACGGCAGTTGGCGCCGCCCGCGCGTGAGCCCGTACGCCCGGGGAGCGAGCGGCTCCACATCGGCATCCTCGGTCCGCTCTCCGTCCGGTACCGAGGCGTCGAGACCCACGTCCACGCGGCCAAGGTACGGCGCCTGCTGGCCCTGCTCGCCCTGCGGTACCCCGAGGCGGCCGGCCTGGGAGAGATCACCCACGCGCTGTGGCCGAAGGACCCGCCGCGTTCGTACCAGAACCTGGTGCACACCTACGTCAGCCAGGCGCGCCGGGTGCTGCTGCTCCCCGGCGGCCAGGCGGGGGCTCCGGCCCCCTCGTTCCTGGCGCGCACGCACACCGGCTACGTGCTGGAACTGGAGCGCGACCAGGTCGACCTGACGCAGTTCCAGGACCTGTGGGCACGGGCGCGGCAGGCGCACGGGGCCGGAGACGCGGAAGCCGCCCACGAGCTGGCCGAACGCGCCTACGGCTGCTGGCGCGGCCCGCTGCTGGCCGGCGAACCGCTGCTGCCGCACCACCCCGCCGCCATGGCGGCCGCCCGGCAGCGGGTGGAGAGCCTGCTGCTCTACACGGACCTCTCCCTGCAGGTGCGGAGGCCCGAGCGGGTGCTGGGGGCCCTGCGCGGTGCCACGGAGGAGGAACCGCTGCACGAGGGACTCCAGGCGCGGCTGATGCTGGTGCTGGCGAGCTGCGGGGAGCAGCGGGAGGCCTTGAAGATCTACTCCGAGGTGGCCCGCGGACTCGACCGGGAGCTGGGCGTCCAGCCCGGTGACGAACTGCGCCGCGCCCACCTGCGGATCCTGCACCAGGAGCTGCCGTGGCCGCGGACGGGACCGGCGGCCGCGTGGGCCGCGTTCGACGTGCCGGCCGCGCCCGCGCCCCGGCCGGCCGCGCCCCCGCCGAGGCCCCGGCCGTCCCAGACACCGGCCGTGAGCCCGGGGTTCGTCGGCCGCGCCGCCGAGCTGAAACGGCTGGACCGGCTGCTCCTGCCCACCGGCGAGCGGGTCGGGCAGGTCCCGGCCGTGCTGGTCACGGGCTTTCCCGGGGTGGGCAAGACGGCGCTGGCCGTGCGCTGGGCGCACCGGGTGCGCGAACGGTTCCCGGACGGGCAGCTGTACGTCGACCTGCACGGGTACGCCGACCGGCGGGCGCTGCACCCGCAAGAGGTCCTCGCCTCGTTCCTGCGCGCCCTGGGCGTCCCCGACGGGGAGCTCCCCCGGTCCCTCGACGAGGCCGCGAACCTGTACCGCACCCTGCTGTCGGACCGGCGGATGCTGATCGTGCTGGACAACGCGCGCGACGAGAGCCAGATCCGTCCGCTCGTTCCGGGAGCGGCCGGCTGCGCGGTCCTCGTCACCAGCCGCGACACCCTGCCGGGACTGGTGGCCCGGGACGGTGTGCCGCGCCTCGACCTCTACGTGCTCGGTGAGGACGAGGCGCTCACCCTGCTGTCCCGGCTGCTGCGCAGCGGACGGGTGGATGCCGAACCGCTGGCCGCGCGGGCGCTGAACCGGCAGTGCGGAGGTCTGCCCCTGGCGATCCGGCTGCTCGCGGCCCGTCTGGAGGAGCATCCCCGGGTCGGGATCGCCCAGCTCTGCGTGGAGCTGCAGGAGTCCGGGGCGTTCAGGGAACTGCCGGTCGAGACGGACGACCTGTTCACCGCGGTCCACGCGGCGATCGAACTCTCCTACGTGTCCCTGCCGGAGCCCCTGCGCCGCTGGTTCCGGCTGTTCGCGCGGACCGAGGGCCGGCTCGTCAGCGGCTACGCCATGGCGGACCTGGCGGGGACGACCCCGCTGGAGGCGACGCGCGCACTGCGCCGCCTGGTCGGGGTGAGCCTGCTCCGGGAGTGTGCGCCCAACCGGTTCTCGCTCCCCGCTCCGCTGCTGCGCTATGCGCGCAGACTGGCGCTGCGGGAGGACGCGCAGTGCCCGCTGCGGCCGGTGTGA
- a CDS encoding RNA polymerase sigma factor — MDETTLPLTELLATDLDDGFTELVRTQAGTVRSVLLRLSGSARDADDLGQETFLRAYSALREYPPERRGQLQPRAWLLTIAANVWRNHVRTLSRRPGVADGIEVTAIEIPDGSPGPEQRALDGARRARLVAALSGLPDHHRLPVVLRHIGELSYQEVAAILDCPVGTVKAQVSRGLATLRAEPGLAADRRTYGAAGAAGGTTARTAHEPARKERKEATG; from the coding sequence ATGGACGAGACGACTCTCCCGCTGACGGAACTGCTCGCGACCGACCTGGACGACGGGTTCACCGAACTCGTGCGCACCCAGGCCGGCACCGTGCGCTCCGTCCTGCTGCGTCTCTCCGGCTCCGCGCGGGACGCCGACGACCTTGGCCAGGAAACGTTCCTGCGCGCCTACTCCGCCCTGCGCGAGTACCCGCCCGAGCGCCGCGGTCAGCTCCAGCCGCGCGCCTGGCTGCTGACCATCGCCGCGAACGTGTGGCGCAACCACGTCCGCACCCTGAGCCGGCGGCCCGGCGTCGCCGACGGCATCGAGGTGACCGCCATCGAGATCCCCGACGGCTCCCCGGGGCCGGAGCAGCGCGCGCTCGACGGGGCGCGCCGGGCCCGGCTGGTGGCCGCGCTGTCCGGGCTGCCGGACCACCACCGGCTGCCCGTGGTCCTGCGGCACATCGGAGAGCTGAGCTACCAGGAGGTGGCCGCGATCCTGGACTGTCCCGTCGGCACGGTGAAGGCCCAGGTGTCGCGGGGGCTCGCCACCCTGCGGGCGGAGCCCGGCCTGGCCGCCGACCGCAGGACGTACGGCGCGGCCGGGGCGGCCGGGGGGACGACGGCGAGGACGGCACACGAACCGGCCCGGAAGGAAAGGAAGGAGGCGACGGGATGA
- a CDS encoding MGMT family protein yields the protein MRLPDELDTLREAAPVGFAARVLDRVGVPAHRYDCYVRADSPVGPLYVAHGRGAVTGAAATDWYADDRAFEDAYRARTRRSALSGVKPPPGLTRALRGRDRTLRYEFGPLADEQRAVLQATRAIPFGQLRPAAWLAREAGMPDLAPETVLAAVRANPVPVLVPAHRLCTDDGLPADCGLPAGFERRLREWEGVDAERVERFVRAGARFLGSGTTRIFCYPTCAHARRITARHEVPFTSADEASAAGFRGCLSCRPAVV from the coding sequence ATGAGACTGCCCGACGAGTTGGACACGTTGCGCGAGGCGGCACCCGTGGGGTTCGCGGCACGCGTGCTGGACCGCGTCGGCGTTCCGGCCCATCGCTACGACTGCTACGTGCGGGCCGATTCGCCGGTCGGCCCCCTCTACGTCGCCCACGGGCGGGGCGCGGTGACCGGCGCCGCCGCCACGGACTGGTACGCCGACGACCGGGCCTTCGAGGACGCCTACCGGGCCCGGACCCGGCGGTCGGCGCTCTCCGGGGTCAAGCCCCCGCCGGGTCTGACGCGGGCCCTGCGCGGCCGGGACCGGACCCTGCGCTACGAATTCGGACCGCTCGCCGACGAACAGCGCGCCGTCCTGCAGGCGACCCGGGCCATCCCCTTCGGGCAGCTCCGTCCGGCGGCCTGGCTGGCCCGCGAGGCCGGCATGCCGGATCTCGCACCCGAGACGGTCCTGGCGGCGGTCCGGGCCAATCCCGTCCCGGTGCTCGTGCCGGCGCACCGGCTGTGCACGGACGACGGGCTCCCGGCGGACTGCGGGCTGCCGGCCGGGTTCGAGCGGCGGCTGCGGGAGTGGGAGGGCGTGGACGCCGAGCGGGTGGAGCGGTTCGTGCGGGCGGGCGCCCGGTTCCTGGGCAGCGGCACCACGCGGATCTTCTGCTACCCGACGTGCGCGCACGCGCGCCGCATCACCGCCCGCCACGAGGTGCCCTTCACCTCGGCCGACGAGGCCTCCGCCGCCGGGTTCCGGGGCTGTCTCAGCTGCCGCCCGGCCGTCGTCTGA
- a CDS encoding ArsR/SmtB family transcription factor, whose product MPDEDGHPSLEEMSLLAVLNALSDPLRYAVVSELLREPAGTARTCASFNLPVSKSTTTHHFRILREAGLVRQVDRGNSRAATLRRADLDLRFPGLLDLIDADR is encoded by the coding sequence ATGCCCGACGAGGACGGCCACCCCTCGCTGGAGGAGATGAGCCTGCTTGCCGTGCTGAACGCGCTCTCCGACCCCCTGCGCTACGCCGTCGTCAGCGAGCTGCTGAGGGAACCGGCGGGCACGGCGCGCACCTGCGCCTCCTTCAACCTCCCGGTCTCGAAGTCGACGACGACCCACCACTTCCGGATCCTGCGCGAGGCGGGCCTGGTGCGGCAGGTGGACCGGGGCAACAGCCGGGCGGCCACGCTGCGCCGCGCCGACCTGGACCTGCGCTTCCCCGGCCTGCTCGACCTGATCGACGCCGACCGCTGA